One Penicillium oxalicum strain HP7-1 chromosome III, whole genome shotgun sequence genomic region harbors:
- a CDS encoding Sideroflexin FSF1 has translation MSASLPGSRDVPNSQYDLTSYWGRVRHAADISDPRTLLVSGAGLEQAKSLISMYKQNKIPTMTPELWKAKKVVDSTLHPDTGEPVMLPFRMSAYVLTNLVVTGGMLTPGLGTAGTLLWQVGNQSLNVAINNANANKSTPLSTSQIAKSYLMAVTASCSVAMGLKALVPRLKGISPNTRLILSRLVPFAAVASASALNVFLMRGEEIRRGIDVYPVLSDAERAKRDAGGDDTEPVQSLGKSKKAATLAVGETAISRVLNATPIMVLPPLILVRLEKTAWLRANPRLVLPVNLGLILTTSLFALPLALAAFPQRQAISAASLEEEFHDRGGHQGMVEFNRGM, from the exons ATGTCTGCCTCATTGCCTGGCTCTCGTGATGTTCCCAATTCACAATATGATCTGACCTCCTATTGGGGGCGTGTCCGTCATGCGGCAGACATCTCCGATCCTCG GACTTTACTTGTCTCAGGCGCGGGCTTGGAGCAGGCCAAGAGCCTCATCTCGATGTACAAGCAAAACAAGATTCCTACCATGACTCCGGAGCTAtggaaggcgaagaaggtgGTGGATTCGACATTGCACCCTG ATACTGGTGAGCCAGTCATGCTTCCTTTCCGCATGTCGGCCTATGTCCTCACCAACTTGGTGGTGACGGGAGGCATGCTTACCCCCGGACTAGGA ACAGCCGGTACCCTCCTCTGGCAAGTGGGCAACCAATCGCTAAACGTCGCCATCAACAACGCCAATGCCAACAAGTCCACGCCGCTCTCCACCTCTCAGATCGCCAAATCTTACCTCATGGCCGTGACGGCGTCGTGCTCGGTCGCTATGGGTCTGAAGGCTCTGGTCCCCCGACTCAAGGGCATTTCCCCCAACACCCGATTGATCCTCTCTCGTCTGGTCCCCTTTGCCGCCGTGGCCAGCGCATCCGCACTGAACGTCTTCCTGATGCGCGGCGAAGAAATTCGTCGTGGAATTGACGTCTACCCCGTTCTTTCCGATGCCGAACGTGCCAAGCGCGACGCCGGCGGCGATGACACCGAGCCGGTTCAGAGTCTGGGCAAGAGTAAAAAGGCCGCGACGCTGGCCGTCGGCGAGACTGCCATCTCGCGTGTGCTGAATGCCACTCCGATCATGGTTCTGCCGCCCCTGATTCTGGTCCGTCTCGAGAAGACGGCCTGGTTGCGCGCGAACCCGCGCCTGGTCCTCCCCGTGAACCTGGGCTTGATCTTGACCACCTCGCTGTTTGCCTTGCCGTTGGCGCTGGCAGCGTTCCCGCAGCGACAGGCGATTAGTGCGGCCTCACTTGAGGAAGAATTCCACGATCGGGGAGGACACCAGGGTATGGTGGAGTTTAACCGCGGCATGTAA
- a CDS encoding Dual specificity protein kinase, translating into MSTPSTATATHPTTQHYGYPHSSYQPTASYPNPTSAAGARLANPYLTYSIPSPTTNPHSSNSSTAVPYGQSTRAAPATSSQPSTQAAMASTQSAHGATASQGGRRKKPDWGEFYKNGIPKEVIVIDDSPAPESSKTATATGPAAAAAPSSTAPAHGVPAPGQPPVAQPAGKRRRTGIETAYDLGYYDRPSFSINPQQYGEESPAHSLSTDRTTSLHTTAPTSLGSQGSTGASNGVYYDEASVGQKRKRTTRKSTRDEQKRRELETAPETLPTYIPPSKPIIKAKDVPVPVVRDYASGRHEKFDDDDGHYIVTPDTPLTERYSIIKLLGQGTFGKVVEAYDKQRKSRCAVKIIRSIQKYRDASRIELRVLSTLASNDRVNRNKCIHLRDCFDFRNHICIVTDLLGQSVFDFLKGNGFVPFPSSQIQSFARQLFTSVAFLHDLNLIHTDLKPENILLVSSAYQTFTYNRTIPSSSHANPRNARQRRVLLDSEIRLIDFGSATFDDEYHSSVVSTRHYRAPEIILNLGWSFPCDIWSIGCILVEFFTGDALFQTHDNLEHLAMMEAVIGARIDSRMVRQVVQGRAGNHNAATKYFNRNKLDYPNSETTRASRKYVRLMKALTEFIPTNTQFNRLFLDLLQKIFVYDPKQRITAKQALKHPWFKESLIDDGTEAYRIGMGLQRQAAPR; encoded by the exons ATGTCCACCCCGTCCACGGCGACTGCAACTCATCCCACAACCCAGCACTACGGATATCCCCATTCTTCCTACCAACCCACCGCGTCGTATCCTAACCCGACCAGCGCGGCAGGGGCTCGCCTCGCAAATCCGTACCTCACGTATTCCATTCCCTCGCCCACCACCAACCCCCAttcctccaactcctccacCGCGGTGCCCTACGGCCAATCTACGAGAGCCGCCCCGGCCACCTCTTCGCAGCCTTCGACACAAGCGGCCATGGCATCAACACAGAGCGCCCACGGCGCCACTGCGTCCCAGGGTGGTCGGAGAAAGAAACCCGATTGGGGTGAGTTCTACAAGAATGGAATTCCCAAGGAGGTCATCGTGATCGATGACAGCCCGGCCCCAGAATCTTCCAAGACCGCAACGGCCACGGGgccagcggcagcggcagcacCCTCATCCACTGCTCCTGCACACGGCGTCCCGGCTCCTGGCCAGCCGCCAGTTGCCCAACCTGCCGGCAAAAGGCGTCGTACGGGGATCGAGACGGCATATGATTTGGGATACTATGATCGCCCTTCCTTCTCAATAAACCCCCAACAATACGGAGAAGAATCCCCCGCACATTCTTTGTCTACCGATCGGACAACGTCACTTCACACAACGGCCCCGACTTCGCTCGGATCACAAGGGAGTACCGGTGCCAGCAATGGGGTGTACTACGACGAGGCCTCGGTGGGCCAAAAGCGCAAGCGGACCACGCGCAAGTCCACTCGCGACGAACAAAAACGCCGCGAACTCGAGACTGCGCCGGAAACCCTCCCTACTTATATCCCTCCCTCCAAACCgatcatcaaggccaaggatgtGCCTGTTCCCGTGGTTCGAGAC TACGCGAGTGGTCGTCACGAAAAAttcgacgatgacgacggtCATTACATTGTGACTCCCGACACGCCATTGACAGAGCGAT ATTCGATCATCAAACTCCTCGGTCAGGGTACCTTTGGCAAGGTTGTTGAGGCTTACGACAAGCAGCGCAAGTCTCGATGTGCAGTGAAGATCATTCGATCCATTCAAAAATATCGAGACGCTTCGCGCATTGAGCTGCGTGTCTTGTCCACGCTGGCCTCCAACGATCGCGTCAACCGCAACAAGTGTATACACCTGCGAGATTGTTTTGACTTTCGAAATCATATTTGCATCGTGACCGATTTGTTGGGCCAAAGTGTCTTTGACTTCCTGAAAGGTAATGGCTTTGTGCCATTTCCGAGCAGTCAAATCCAGAGCTTTGCCCGTCAATTGTTCACCAGTGTGGCTT TCCTGCACGACCTCAACCTCATTCACACCGATTTGAAGCCCGAGAACATCCTTCTTGTCAGCAGCGCCTACCAAACATTCACCTACAACCGCAccattccatcttcctcccaCGCCAACCCTCGCAATGCCCGCCAGCGTCGTGTTCTGCTGGACAGTGAAATTCGTCTGATTGACTTTGGGTCCGCCACGTTCGATGACGAGTATCATTCTTCGGTCGTGTCAACCCGCCACTATCGGGCGCCCGAAATCATCCTGAATCTGGGGTGGAGCTTCCCTTGTGACATCTGGAGTATCGGCTGTATCCTGGTCGAATTCTTCACTGGAGATGCCCTCTTCCAGACCCACGACAACCTTGAGCATCTCGCCATGATGGAAGCCGTGATTGGCGCTCGGATTGATTCTCGGATGGTTCGCCAAGTGGTGCAAGGTCGTGCTGGTAACCACAATGCCGCTACCAA GTATTTCAACCGAAACAAGTTGGACTATCCAAACAGCGAGACCACCCGGGCGTCGCGCAAATACGTTCGTCTGATGAAGGCGCTTACT GAGTTCATCCCGACCAACACCCAATTCAATCGTCTCTTCCTGGACCTCCTCCAGAAGATCTTTGTCTACGACCCCAAGCAACGGATCACGGCCAAGCAGGCCTTGAAGCATCCTTGGTTCAAGGAATCTCTTATCGACGATGGGACTGAAGCCTACCGAATCGGCATGGGTCTCCAGCGTCAAGCGGCACCCCGCTAA
- a CDS encoding Signal recognition particle SEC65 subunit, which yields MSHHARIEEVSDSDPDEVAPSDSMAVDSIIEPASIPKRANPPPAAPSPMASMASMAQQLPEPQREIPRHFQCLYPVYFDKSRSRAEGRKVGSELAVENPLARDILDAVQMVGLQAGLEADKLHPKDWANPGRVRVLLKNEDGRLINPKIKNKHHLYILVAQYLKSHPTTEQSPYRLRIRGLPMPEKLPAAPSAPRGWKIGKILPIHSPAYSGGGVSDNPFKEAMAEMQNMQGMPGMPSIPGLADMAALGGGEPAGAGGSEKKKKDKKKGKA from the exons ATGTCGCACCACGCCCGCATCGAAGAGGTGTCTGACTCGGATCCGGATGAGGTCGCACCCTCAGACTCGATGGCAGTCGACTCCATCATCGAGCCCGCGTCAATTCCTAAGCGTGCGAACCCACCTCCCGCCGCACCCTCGCCGATGGCCTCAATGGCCTCGATGGCGCAACAGCTTCCGGAGCCGCAGCGCGAGATCCCCAGGCATTTTCAATGTCTTTATCCAGTATATTTCGACAAGTCGCGCTCGCGCGCAGAGGGTCGCAAGGTCGGCTCTGAGCTCGCAGTCGAGAATCCTCTAGCTCGCGACATCTTGGATGCAGTGCAGATGGTTGGGCTACAGGCCGGATTGGAAGCAGACAAACTTCATCCCAAGGACTGGGCAAATCCCGGCCGTGTGCGGGTACTTCTGAAGAATGAGGATGGTCGGCTGATCAACCCGAAGATCAAGAACA AGCACCACCTCTACATTCTTGTTGCCCAATATCTCAAGTCTCATCCAACCACCGAGCAATCACCGTACCGCTTGCGAATTCGCGGATTGCCTATGCCTGAGAAGCTCCCCGCAGCTCCCTCCGCCCCGCGGGGTTGGAAGATTGGCAAGATCCTGCCTATCCACTCTCCCGCTTACAGCGGCGGGGGTGTGAGCGACAACCCGTTCAAGGAGGCCATGGCCGAAATGCAGAACATGCAGGGGATGCCGGGAATGCCCTCAATCCCGGGACTGGCAGACATGGCCGCGCTGGGTGGCGGTGAGCCTGCCGGAGCAGGCGGCtcagaaaagaagaaaaaggataagaagaagggcaaggcCTGA
- a CDS encoding Endoribonuclease ysh1 encodes MATKRKASAMGTGVENEPVDPSDELAFYCLGGGNEVGRSCHIIQYKGKTVMFDAGMHPAKEGFSALPFFDEFDLSTVDILLISHFHVDHSSALPYVLSKTNFKGRVFMTHATKAIYKWLIQDNVRVSNTSSSSDQRTSLYTERDHLSTLPLIETIDFNTTHTINSIRITPFPAGHVLGAAMFLVSIAGLNILFTGDYSREEDRHLIPAEVPRGIKIDVLITESTFGISSNPPRLEREAALMKSITGILNRGGRVLMPVFALGRAQELLLILEEYWERHPELQKVPIYYIGNMARRCMVVYQTYIGAMNDNIKRLFRQRMAEAEASGDKSATAGPWDFRFVRSLRSLERFDDVGGCVMIASPGMLQTGTSRELLERWAPSDRNGVVMTGYSVEGTMAKQLLNEPEAIPAIMSKVSTGQGRGRVPGGNDEDQKVMIPRRCTIDEISFAAHVDGVENRNFIEEVAAPVVILVHGEKHQMMRLKSKLLSLNAQKATPTKVFTPANCSELRIPFRKDKFARVVGRLADIVPPGPEDESQLMAGVLVQNGFDLSLMAADDLREYAGLTTTTIVCKQHLTLSSASMDLIRWALEGTFGAIEETGLRSHQKRKKETNDDSSLTDPKQEAADEEIHMEEKKTYLVMGCVTLHYHPRTREIELEWEGNMMNDGVADAVMAVLLTVESSPASVKQSAKDKHHHHHHHDDESFSPARNPHAYVGPEDRLARLLMMLEAQFGSDIGPIERPRVPADLVNGTSEATEAVKEERVADIESAELDRLHALGIPVPGLEIKVDKHVARVWLETLEVECANAVLRDRVRVVVERAVETVAGLWAPSSMPTEISVPNGSSKMHLETDGLAKKAGAIEA; translated from the exons ATGGCGACTAAGCGCAAAGCCTCGGCGATGGGGACTGGCGTTGAAAATGAGCCAGTGGACCCGTCTGATGAGCTTGCCTTCTACTGCCTGGGTGGAGGCAATGAGGTCGGACGATCATGTCACATCATTCAGTACAAGGGCAAAACGGTCATG TTCGACGCGGGTATGCATCCAGCAAAGGAAGGGTTCTCTGCGCTTCCATTTTTCGATGAGTTTGATCTGAGCACTGTCGATATCCTTTTGATCAGTCA CTTTCACGTTGACCACTCCTCCGCACTCCCCTACGTTCTGAGCAAGACAAACTTCAAAGGTCGAGTCTTCATGACCCACGCGACAAAGGCCATCTACAAGTGGCTGATCCAAGACAATGTCCGGGTCAGCAATacctcatcctcttccgacCAACGAACCTCCTTATACACAGAACGCGATCATCTTTCAACTCTCCCCCTGATTGAAACAATTGACTTCAATACCACGCACACAATCAACAGCATTCGAATCACGCCTTTCCCCGCTGGTCATGTTTTGGGCGCCGCCATGTTCCTTGTATCTATCGCGGGCTTGAATATCCTCTTTACGGGTGATTACTCACGCGAAGAGGACCGCCATTTGATACCTGCCGAGGTTCCCCGGGGCATTAAAATTGATGTATTAATCACCGAGTCCACATTTGGCATTTCTTCTAATCCACCCCGATTGGAGCGGGAGGCCGCACTTATGAAATCGATTACGGGAATCCTGAATCGCGGAGGGCGAGTTTTGATGCCCGTATTCGCGCTTGGTCGTGCTCAAGAGTTGCTGCTCATTCTTGAAGAATATTGGGAGCGGCATCCTGAGCTACAGAAAGTTCCGATTTACTATATCGGTAACATGGCCCGACGGTGTATGGTGGTGTATCAGACATACATCGGTGCCATGAATGACAACATCAAACGACTTTTCAGGCAGCGCATGGCTGAAGCGGAGGCGAGCGGAGACAAGAGCGCCACAGCAGGCCCTTGGGATTTCCGTTTTGTGAGAAGTCTTCGTAGCCTTGAACGGTTTGACGATGTTGGTGGATGCGTGATGATAGCGTCCCCCGGTATGCTGCAGACCGGTACGAGTCGTGAGCTGCTCGAAAGATGGGCACCCAGCGACCGCAATGGTGTGGTGATGACAGGTTATAGCGTCGAGGGAACAATGGCAAAGCAGCTGCTCAACGAGCCCGAAGCCATTCCTGCCATCATGTCAAAAGTGTCAACGGGGCAAGGTCGTGGGCGTGTTCCGGGAGGGAATGATGAGGATCAAAAGGTCATGATACCACGTCGTTGCACCATCGATGAAATCAGCTTTGCCGCGCATGTTGACGGTGTTGAGAACCGAAACTTCATCGAAGAAGTAGCTGCGCCGGTGGTT ATTTTGGTACATGGTGAAAAGCATCAAATGATGCGCCTGAAGTCCAAGCTCCTATCTCTCAACGCTCAGAAGGCTACTCCAACCAAAGTCTTTACGCCTGCCAACTGTTCCGAACTTCGCATTCCATTCCGCAAAGACAAGTTTGCTCGCGTCGTCGGCAGACTGGCAGACATTGTACCCCCCGGCCCTGAAGATGAGAGCCAATTGATGGCAGGAGTTCTAGTTCAGAACGGCTTTGATCTGTCCCTCATGGCTGCGGACGATCTTCGGGAATATGCCGGCTTGACAACTACCACTATTGTTTGCAAGCAACATCTAACACTCAGCTCTGCGAGCATGGATCTTATCCGATGGGCGCTTGAAGGTACATTCGGGGCCATTGAGGAGACCGGGCTTCGATCTCATCAAAAACGCAAGAAAGAGACGAACGACGACTCTTCGTTGACAGACCCGAAGCAGGAAGCCGCGGACGAGGAGATCCATatggaggaaaaaaaaacatatTTGGTGATGGGATGTGTGACTCTTCATTATCACCCCCGAACCCGCGAGATCGAACTTGAGTGGGAAGGTAATATGATGAACGACGGCGTTGCTGATGCAGTAATGGCTGTACTTCTTACAGTAGAGAGCAGTCCAGCCTCCGTCAAGC AATCTGCAAAAGATAaacatcaccatcaccatcatcatgacGACGAATCTTTTTCACCTGCTCGGAATCCCCATGCATATGTTGGACCCGAAGACCGCCTGGCTCGCCTTCTCATGATGCTGGAGGCCCAGTTTGGATCAGATATTGGTCCGATTGAGAGACCGCGGGTTCCAGCAGATCTGGTCAACGGCACATCCGAAGCCACTGAGGCAGTCAAGGAAGAGCGTGTGGCAGATATTGAATCAGCAGAGCTGGACCGCCTCCATGCCTTGGGTATTCCAGTACCTGGTCTTGAGATTAAGGTAGACAAGCATGTTGCGCGAGTATGGCTTGAGACTTTGGAAGTGGAGTGCGCAAACGCTGTGCTTCGTGATCGTGTCCGAGTCGTTGTTGAACGGGCAGTTGAGACGGTCGCAGGGTTGTGGGCACCTAGCTCTATGCCCACGGAGATTTCTGTTCCAAACGGTTCCTCCAAGATGCATCTCGAGACGGATGGCCTTGCGAAAAAAGCGGGTGCAATTGAAGCCTAA
- a CDS encoding Aminotransferase, whose protein sequence is MSSAVLHRDTHFVPRKAVGGKGCYIFLEDGTKFLDSTGGAAVSCLGHGNEQVTQAIKEQIDQISYCHSAFFGTQATEDLATFLSASTGGKMSKLFVVSSGSEAVEAALKLARQYFLELATPQPERTRFISRLSSYHGTTLGALGAGGHAQRRQPFEPLLAQNTSHVSPCYPYRGKKAQESDAEYVARLARELDAEFQRVGPEKVCAFIAEPVVGAALGCVPAVPGYFPAMKAVCKKYGALLILDEIMCGMGRCGTLHAWEQEDIVPDIQTIAKGLGGGYVPVSGILINDSIVQTMDKGTGQFRHGQTYQGHPVSCAAALAVQRTIKEQSLLDNVREMGRYLEYRLRQRFEDHPHVGDIRGKGLFWGLEFVQDRTTKEPFDPKHRLAFHIQETGLKKEHAVSFYGCSGTVDGIRGDHVVLAPPYIVTKAEIDILVDTLDKVLTIVLAELQQ, encoded by the exons ATGTCCAGTGCTGTCTTACATAGAGATACTCATTTCGTCCCCCGCAAAGCCGTCGGCGGCAAGGGATGCTACATTTTCCTCGAAGATGGTACCAAATTTCTGGACTCCACCGGAGGTGCCGCAGTGTCCTGTTTAGGCCATGGAAATGAGCAAGTGACCCAAGCTATCAAGGAGCAGATTGACCAGATTTCGTACTGTCACTCTGCTTTCTTTGGAACACAAGCAACGGAGGACCTTGCAACATTTCTCTCAGCATCGACAGGTGGGAAAATGTCGAAATTGTTCGTGGTTAGCTCAG GATCCGAGGCTGTTGAGGCGGCTTTGAAGCTTGCTCGACAGTATTTTCTGGAGCTGGCTACGCCGCAGCCGGAGCGGACAAGGTTTATCTCTCGCCTATCCTCATACCATGGTACTACGCTTGGGGCATTAGGCGCGGGTGGACATGCTCAACGACGACAGCCATTCGAGCCTCTCTTAGCACAGAACACGTCGCATGTCTCACCCTGCTATCCTTATCGCGGGAAGAAAGCACAAGAGTCTGACGCAGAATACGTGGCTCGCCTTGCAAGAGAGCTGGATGCAGAGTTTCAACGAGTTGGTCCGGAAAAGGTGTGCGCTTTTATCGCCGAGCCGGTCGTTGGTGCG GCCCTTGGTTGCGTCCCGGCCGTCCCAGGTTACTTTCCGGCCATGAAGGCTGTTTGTAAGAAATACGGAGCTCTTCTCATCTTGGACGAGATCATGTGCGGCATGGGTCGTTGCGGGACACTTCATGCGTGGGAGCAAGAGGATATTGTGCCCGATATTCAAACAATTGCAAAAGGCCTTGGTGGTGGCTACGTGCCAGTGTCTGGAATCTTGATCAATGATTCTATCGTTCAGACGATGGATAAGGGTACAGGCCAATTTCGACACGGGCAGACTTACCAGGGCCATCCAGTCTCGTGTGCAGCAGCGCTTGCCGTCCAAAGGACTATCAAGGAACAATCTCTTCTCGATAATGTGCGTGAAATGGGTCGTTATCTTGAGTATCGTCTCCGTCAGCGATTCGAAGATCATCCTCACGTTGGTGATATTCGTGGGAAAGGGCTTTTCTGGGGC TTGGAGTTTGTGCAGGACAGAACCACCAAGGAACCCTTCGATCCGAAGCATCGTTTGGCATTCCACATTCAAGAGACTGGTCTAAAGAAAGAGCACGCTGTTTCATTCTACGGTTGTTCCGGTACAGTCGATGGAATTCGTGGTGACCATGTGGTACTGGCACCGCCTTACATTGTGACTAAAGCGGAGATTGACATTCTAGTGGACACACTTGACAAAGTCTTGACGATTGTCCTGGCTGAACTTCAGCAATAG